A single Anopheles funestus chromosome 2RL, idAnoFuneDA-416_04, whole genome shotgun sequence DNA region contains:
- the LOC125766411 gene encoding uncharacterized protein LOC125766411: protein MERKPKQPPATSRWFNPQLLHLKVTLFLVFGATSALVPYLTIHMQSIGLTVEEVASVYLTLLFTSCLSPPLTGFLIDRFGRYKPVLLSSIVLNAVSHHLIQFIPSRSVTFEQRSINASLADDGSSLLLQGVVCPTQKYLNISCSSNRSIVFSTYLTNEDISCGNYTFPECALSELSSGTVLLVEQIPTTTEYDETFWMYLAVRFAAASMLASTLTITDPIALDMVEQHGGDFGREKLFSSVGMAIFTPLTGLMIDACSSGSEPSETVYTPAFYTYDLLLLGSLASVWRMPIGRKVPSESVMKDTGRILRLPPVLAFLAFLFLLGNFWGFIESYLFVIMKAMGSPNYLLGLTYTVGTVASIPMMYLLERITRHVGHVNLLVIAFFAHALRILGYSWITNPFWCFPIELNEAVSCYFMWVVASTYCAVLAPNNLVATLIGIAGMVHFCLGKGVGSFAGGFLIARVGLTLAFRYVGYIAVGCGVLYKLVHLLWLYKYDKRSQTDRDPGRAVEELVNRRVSIVPKVDQFGSVVSFGGQARRKPEAAHTTTEEQVPLEKG, encoded by the exons ATGGaaaggaaaccaaaacaaccgcCGGCTACTTCACGATGGTTCAATCCACAGCTGCTGCACCTGAAGGTGACACTGTTTCTCGTGTTTGGGGCAACAAGTGCGTTAGTGCCGTATCTGACAATCCACATGCAAAGCATCGGACTGACCGTGGAGGAGGTCGCTTCGGTATACTTGACGCTACTGTTTACTTCCTGTCTCAGTCCGCCGCTGACTGGATTCTTGATTGATCGTTTCGGACGCTACAAACCAGTTTTGCTGTCAAGTATTGTGCTGAACGCCGTATCACATCACTTGATCCAGTTCATACCGTCACGAAGCGTCACTTTTGAGCAGCGCAGTATCAATGCGTCTCTTGCTGACGATGGATCATCTCTACTTCTACAG GGAGTCGTTTGTCCAACTCAAAAATATCTCAACATTTCCTGCAGCTCCAATAGAAGCATAGTCTTCTCGACTTATTTAACAAACGAAGATATAAGCTGCGGTAACTACACCTTCCCCGAGTGTGCCTTATCCGAACTGTCGTCCGGCACGGTTCTTCTTGTGGAACAAATCCCCACCACAACGGAATACGATGAAACGTTCTGGATGTATCTGGCCGTTCGGTTTGCGGCGGCATCCATGCTCGCATCCACACTCACCATCACCGATCCGATCGCACTGGACATGGTGGAACAGCACGGCGGTGACTTTGGACGTGAGAAACTCTTCTCAAGCGTTGGCATGGCCATCTTCACTCCCCTCACCGGGCTCATGATCGATGCCTGCTCGAGTGGTTCCGAGCCTAGCGAAACCGTCTACACACCTGCCTTCTACACGTACGATCTGCTGCTGCTAGGTTCACTCGCATCCGTGTGGCGTATGCCGATCGGACGTAAAGTACCGTCGGAGAGTGTGATGAAGGATACCGGGCGGATCTTACGCTTACCGCCCGTACTGGCCTTTCTTGCATTTCTCTTCCTGCTCGGCAACTTTTGGGGCTTCATCGAAAGCTATCTGTTCGTGATCATGAAAGCGATGGGCTCACCGAACTATCTGCTGGGGTTGACGTACACCGTCGGTACGGTTGCTAGCATACCGATGATGTACCTGCTGGAGCGTATCACACGCCACGTCGGTCATGTGAATCTGCTTGTGATTGCGTTCTTTGCACACGCGTTGCGCATTCTCGGCTACTCGTGGATAACGAACCCGTTCTGGTGTTTTCCGATCGAGCTGAACGAAGCGGTCTCGTGCTACTTCATGTGGGTCGTCGCATCCACGTACTGTGCCGTGCTGGCACCGAACAACTTAGTGGCAACGTTAATAGGTATTGCCGGCATGGTACACTTCTGTCTCGGCAAGGGCGTCGGCTCGTTTGCCGGTGGATTTCTGATAGCGCGGGTTGGATTAACGCTGGCGTTTCGTTACGTGGGATACATTGCTGTGGGTTGCGGTGTTTTGTACAAGCTGGTACATCTCCTTTGGCtatataaatatgataaacGGTCACAGACTGACCGTGACCCGGGACGTGCAGTGGAAGAGCTGGTAAACCGTAGAGTATCGATCGTACCAAAGGTAGATCAGTTCGGTAGTGTCGTATCATTTGGTGGACAGGCACGAAGAAAACCGGAAGCCGCACATACCACAACGGAAGAGCAGGTACCTCTTGAAAAGGGATAA